A single window of Oreochromis aureus strain Israel breed Guangdong linkage group 5, ZZ_aureus, whole genome shotgun sequence DNA harbors:
- the mtmr14 gene encoding myotubularin-related protein 14 isoform X3, whose translation MARCRGRFVCPVILYNGKHICRSSTLAGWGELYGRTGYNYIFSGGSDDTWTESEEFPEDDGVVRNGDSHLFDKVRGYDIKLLRYLSVRYICDLMVENKKVKFGLNVTSSEKVDKAQRYADFTLLSVPYPGCEFFKDYKDRDYTAEGLVFNWNQDFVDAPLTIPRCFTHNLNIDWTQYQSWDLVQQTQNYLKLLLHIINSDDDSGLLVHCISGWDRTPLFVSLLRLSLWADGAVHASLEPTEILYLTIAYDWFLFGHMLPDRLSKGEEIFFFCFNFLKHIVSEKFSTVKKQSFRRKNSHFKDGDFTVEELCQLKSRDRGSVTSLSSDFSLITEEMASGSSLTNDTVDLASSQPQASNWRKGTTSSSPMVVWNKQNPLDDRLSHTANDARSSSSSSNQSEHGDTRTGSSPLAVPGRRLAADCARSSSSLSTDYGSWQIVSGCGSIHDHAHFPPPLASASSSNSSTAIAAYDSPLPFSFQDEASGRMCSFPSERQARLEAVREAFLAAYSSTVGLKSSAPSPSGAISGLLEQFARGVGLRGSNAIV comes from the exons ATGGCTCGCTGTAGAGGGAGGTTCGTCTGTCCAGTCATCCTCTACAATGGCAAG CATATATGCCGATCATCCACACTGGCAGGCTGGGGGGAGCTGTATGGACGCACAGGCTACAACTACATTTTCTCAG GGGGCAGTGATGACACATGGACTGAGTCGGAGGAGTTTCCAGAGGATGACGGCGTAGTCAG GAACGGTGACTCCCATCTCTTCGATAAGGTTCGAGGTTATGACATTAAGCTGCTGCGTTACCTGTCAGTTCGCTACATCTGCGACTTAATGGTGGAGAACAAGAAGGTTAAGTTTGGCCTCAA tgtgacatcatcagagaAGGTAGACAAGGCCCAACGCTATGCAGACTTCACTTTGCTTTCTGTGCCTTACCCAG gatgtGAGTTTTTCAAGGACTACAAAGACAGAGATTACACAGCAGAGGGTCTAGTGTTTAACTGGAATCAG GACTTTGTGGACGCTCCTTTGACAATCCCCAGGTGCTTTACTCACAACTTGAACATTGACTGGACTCAGTACCAG TCATGGGACCTGGTGCAGCAGACCCAGAACTACCTGAAGCTACTTCTCCACATCATCAATAGTGatg ATGATAGCGGCCTCCTAGTGCACTGCATATCAGGATGGGACAGAACGCCATTGTTCGTGTCCCTCCTCAGGCTCTCTCTCTGGGCA GATGGTGCAGTGCATGCCAGCCTGGAGCCCACAGAGATTCTGTATCTGACTATCGCTTACGACTGGTTCCTCTTCGG TCACATGCTGCCAGATCGACTCTCCAAAGGGGAAGAG attttctttttttgcttcaaTTTTTTGAAGCACATTGTTTCAGAGAAGTTCTCTACAGTTAAAAAGCAGAG TTTTAGAAGAAAGAACTCTCACTTCAAAGATGGTGATTTCACTGTGGAAGAGCTCTGCCAGCTGA AGTCCAGGGACCGTGGCAGTGTGACTAGTTTGAGCAGTGACTTTTCCCTCATCACTGAAGAGATGGCTAGTGGATCAAGCTTGACCAATGACACTGTGGACCTGGCCTCCAGTCAGCCCCAAGCCTCCAACTG GAGAAAAGGCACCACTTCCTCTTCTCCAATGGTGGTTTGGAATAAACAGAACCCTTTGGACGACCGCCTCTCTCACACGGCAAATGACGCCAGGTCTTCAAGCTCCTCATCCAATCAGTCGGAGCATGGCGACACTCGTACTGGCAGCAGCCCATTGGCTGTTCCAGGGAGAAG GTTAGCAGCGGACTGTGCTCGGTCAAGTTCCTCCCTCTCTACAGATTATGGTAGTTGGCAGATAGTTTCCGGTTGTGGTAGCATCCATGACCATGCCCATTTCCCTCCACCTTTGGCCTCAGCCTCATCCTCCAACTCATCTACTGCTATCGCTGCCTACGACTCCCCCCTGCCATTCAGCTTTCAGGATGAAGCCAGTGGACGAAT GTGTTCCTTCCCCTCTGAGCGTCAGGCCCGTCTGGAGGCAGTACGTGAAGCCTTCTTGGCAGCCTACAGCTCCACTGTCGGCCTCAAATCCTCAGCTCCCAGCCCCTCTGGTGCCATCTCCGGCCTGCTGGAGCAGTTTGCCCGTGGGGTAGGCCTCCGCGGCAGTAACGCCATCGTCTGA
- the mtmr14 gene encoding myotubularin-related protein 14 isoform X2 gives MTDTHLPTAGGFPAPGLLVRKSEEITDLIDLFSKTQYRAKEVTPRVEVIEKRCLHLFARDYKYSIIQNTNGEVCGHYPRQIVFLEYECLDVEKDRFESTVQISKLQDLVNRSKMARCRGRFVCPVILYNGKHICRSSTLAGWGELYGRTGYNYIFSGGSDDTWTESEEFPEDDGVVRNGDSHLFDKVRGYDIKLLRYLSVRYICDLMVENKKVKFGLNVTSSEKVDKAQRYADFTLLSVPYPGCEFFKDYKDRDYTAEGLVFNWNQDFVDAPLTIPRCFTHNLNIDWTQYQSWDLVQQTQNYLKLLLHIINSDDDSGLLVHCISGWDRTPLFVSLLRLSLWADGAVHASLEPTEILYLTIAYDWFLFGHMLPDRLSKGEEIFFFCFNFLKHIVSEKFSTVKKQSFRRKNSHFKDGDFTVEELCQLKSRDRGSVTSLSSDFSLITEEMASGSSLTNDTVDLASSQPQASNWRKGTTSSSPMVVWNKQNPLDDRLSHTANDARSSSSSSNQSEHGDTRTGSSPLAVPGRRCSFPSERQARLEAVREAFLAAYSSTVGLKSSAPSPSGAISGLLEQFARGVGLRGSNAIV, from the exons ATGACGGACACCCACCTACCCACGGCCGGCGGCTTCCCGGCTCCCGGGCTGTTGGTCAGAAAGAGTGAAGAAATAACGGATTTGATAGACCTGTTTTCCAAGACGCAGTACAGGGCAAAGGAAGTCACTCCTCGG GTGGAGGTCATAGAGAAACGCTGTCTGCACCTGTTTGCCAGAGATTACAAGTACAGCATCATCCAAAACACCAACGGGGAAGTGTGTGGACACTACCCCCGACAGATAGTTTTCCTGGAGTACGAATGCCTAGATGTGGAGAAAGACAG GTTTGAGAGCACAGTGCAGATCTCTAAGCTGCAGGACCTGGTGAACCGGAGCAAGATGGCTCGCTGTAGAGGGAGGTTCGTCTGTCCAGTCATCCTCTACAATGGCAAG CATATATGCCGATCATCCACACTGGCAGGCTGGGGGGAGCTGTATGGACGCACAGGCTACAACTACATTTTCTCAG GGGGCAGTGATGACACATGGACTGAGTCGGAGGAGTTTCCAGAGGATGACGGCGTAGTCAG GAACGGTGACTCCCATCTCTTCGATAAGGTTCGAGGTTATGACATTAAGCTGCTGCGTTACCTGTCAGTTCGCTACATCTGCGACTTAATGGTGGAGAACAAGAAGGTTAAGTTTGGCCTCAA tgtgacatcatcagagaAGGTAGACAAGGCCCAACGCTATGCAGACTTCACTTTGCTTTCTGTGCCTTACCCAG gatgtGAGTTTTTCAAGGACTACAAAGACAGAGATTACACAGCAGAGGGTCTAGTGTTTAACTGGAATCAG GACTTTGTGGACGCTCCTTTGACAATCCCCAGGTGCTTTACTCACAACTTGAACATTGACTGGACTCAGTACCAG TCATGGGACCTGGTGCAGCAGACCCAGAACTACCTGAAGCTACTTCTCCACATCATCAATAGTGatg ATGATAGCGGCCTCCTAGTGCACTGCATATCAGGATGGGACAGAACGCCATTGTTCGTGTCCCTCCTCAGGCTCTCTCTCTGGGCA GATGGTGCAGTGCATGCCAGCCTGGAGCCCACAGAGATTCTGTATCTGACTATCGCTTACGACTGGTTCCTCTTCGG TCACATGCTGCCAGATCGACTCTCCAAAGGGGAAGAG attttctttttttgcttcaaTTTTTTGAAGCACATTGTTTCAGAGAAGTTCTCTACAGTTAAAAAGCAGAG TTTTAGAAGAAAGAACTCTCACTTCAAAGATGGTGATTTCACTGTGGAAGAGCTCTGCCAGCTGA AGTCCAGGGACCGTGGCAGTGTGACTAGTTTGAGCAGTGACTTTTCCCTCATCACTGAAGAGATGGCTAGTGGATCAAGCTTGACCAATGACACTGTGGACCTGGCCTCCAGTCAGCCCCAAGCCTCCAACTG GAGAAAAGGCACCACTTCCTCTTCTCCAATGGTGGTTTGGAATAAACAGAACCCTTTGGACGACCGCCTCTCTCACACGGCAAATGACGCCAGGTCTTCAAGCTCCTCATCCAATCAGTCGGAGCATGGCGACACTCGTACTGGCAGCAGCCCATTGGCTGTTCCAGGGAGAAG GTGTTCCTTCCCCTCTGAGCGTCAGGCCCGTCTGGAGGCAGTACGTGAAGCCTTCTTGGCAGCCTACAGCTCCACTGTCGGCCTCAAATCCTCAGCTCCCAGCCCCTCTGGTGCCATCTCCGGCCTGCTGGAGCAGTTTGCCCGTGGGGTAGGCCTCCGCGGCAGTAACGCCATCGTCTGA
- the mtmr14 gene encoding myotubularin-related protein 14 isoform X1, whose product MTDTHLPTAGGFPAPGLLVRKSEEITDLIDLFSKTQYRAKEVTPRVEVIEKRCLHLFARDYKYSIIQNTNGEVCGHYPRQIVFLEYECLDVEKDRFESTVQISKLQDLVNRSKMARCRGRFVCPVILYNGKHICRSSTLAGWGELYGRTGYNYIFSGGSDDTWTESEEFPEDDGVVRNGDSHLFDKVRGYDIKLLRYLSVRYICDLMVENKKVKFGLNVTSSEKVDKAQRYADFTLLSVPYPGCEFFKDYKDRDYTAEGLVFNWNQDFVDAPLTIPRCFTHNLNIDWTQYQSWDLVQQTQNYLKLLLHIINSDDDSGLLVHCISGWDRTPLFVSLLRLSLWADGAVHASLEPTEILYLTIAYDWFLFGHMLPDRLSKGEEIFFFCFNFLKHIVSEKFSTVKKQSFRRKNSHFKDGDFTVEELCQLKSRDRGSVTSLSSDFSLITEEMASGSSLTNDTVDLASSQPQASNWRKGTTSSSPMVVWNKQNPLDDRLSHTANDARSSSSSSNQSEHGDTRTGSSPLAVPGRRLAADCARSSSSLSTDYGSWQIVSGCGSIHDHAHFPPPLASASSSNSSTAIAAYDSPLPFSFQDEASGRMCSFPSERQARLEAVREAFLAAYSSTVGLKSSAPSPSGAISGLLEQFARGVGLRGSNAIV is encoded by the exons ATGACGGACACCCACCTACCCACGGCCGGCGGCTTCCCGGCTCCCGGGCTGTTGGTCAGAAAGAGTGAAGAAATAACGGATTTGATAGACCTGTTTTCCAAGACGCAGTACAGGGCAAAGGAAGTCACTCCTCGG GTGGAGGTCATAGAGAAACGCTGTCTGCACCTGTTTGCCAGAGATTACAAGTACAGCATCATCCAAAACACCAACGGGGAAGTGTGTGGACACTACCCCCGACAGATAGTTTTCCTGGAGTACGAATGCCTAGATGTGGAGAAAGACAG GTTTGAGAGCACAGTGCAGATCTCTAAGCTGCAGGACCTGGTGAACCGGAGCAAGATGGCTCGCTGTAGAGGGAGGTTCGTCTGTCCAGTCATCCTCTACAATGGCAAG CATATATGCCGATCATCCACACTGGCAGGCTGGGGGGAGCTGTATGGACGCACAGGCTACAACTACATTTTCTCAG GGGGCAGTGATGACACATGGACTGAGTCGGAGGAGTTTCCAGAGGATGACGGCGTAGTCAG GAACGGTGACTCCCATCTCTTCGATAAGGTTCGAGGTTATGACATTAAGCTGCTGCGTTACCTGTCAGTTCGCTACATCTGCGACTTAATGGTGGAGAACAAGAAGGTTAAGTTTGGCCTCAA tgtgacatcatcagagaAGGTAGACAAGGCCCAACGCTATGCAGACTTCACTTTGCTTTCTGTGCCTTACCCAG gatgtGAGTTTTTCAAGGACTACAAAGACAGAGATTACACAGCAGAGGGTCTAGTGTTTAACTGGAATCAG GACTTTGTGGACGCTCCTTTGACAATCCCCAGGTGCTTTACTCACAACTTGAACATTGACTGGACTCAGTACCAG TCATGGGACCTGGTGCAGCAGACCCAGAACTACCTGAAGCTACTTCTCCACATCATCAATAGTGatg ATGATAGCGGCCTCCTAGTGCACTGCATATCAGGATGGGACAGAACGCCATTGTTCGTGTCCCTCCTCAGGCTCTCTCTCTGGGCA GATGGTGCAGTGCATGCCAGCCTGGAGCCCACAGAGATTCTGTATCTGACTATCGCTTACGACTGGTTCCTCTTCGG TCACATGCTGCCAGATCGACTCTCCAAAGGGGAAGAG attttctttttttgcttcaaTTTTTTGAAGCACATTGTTTCAGAGAAGTTCTCTACAGTTAAAAAGCAGAG TTTTAGAAGAAAGAACTCTCACTTCAAAGATGGTGATTTCACTGTGGAAGAGCTCTGCCAGCTGA AGTCCAGGGACCGTGGCAGTGTGACTAGTTTGAGCAGTGACTTTTCCCTCATCACTGAAGAGATGGCTAGTGGATCAAGCTTGACCAATGACACTGTGGACCTGGCCTCCAGTCAGCCCCAAGCCTCCAACTG GAGAAAAGGCACCACTTCCTCTTCTCCAATGGTGGTTTGGAATAAACAGAACCCTTTGGACGACCGCCTCTCTCACACGGCAAATGACGCCAGGTCTTCAAGCTCCTCATCCAATCAGTCGGAGCATGGCGACACTCGTACTGGCAGCAGCCCATTGGCTGTTCCAGGGAGAAG GTTAGCAGCGGACTGTGCTCGGTCAAGTTCCTCCCTCTCTACAGATTATGGTAGTTGGCAGATAGTTTCCGGTTGTGGTAGCATCCATGACCATGCCCATTTCCCTCCACCTTTGGCCTCAGCCTCATCCTCCAACTCATCTACTGCTATCGCTGCCTACGACTCCCCCCTGCCATTCAGCTTTCAGGATGAAGCCAGTGGACGAAT GTGTTCCTTCCCCTCTGAGCGTCAGGCCCGTCTGGAGGCAGTACGTGAAGCCTTCTTGGCAGCCTACAGCTCCACTGTCGGCCTCAAATCCTCAGCTCCCAGCCCCTCTGGTGCCATCTCCGGCCTGCTGGAGCAGTTTGCCCGTGGGGTAGGCCTCCGCGGCAGTAACGCCATCGTCTGA